In Papaver somniferum cultivar HN1 chromosome 1, ASM357369v1, whole genome shotgun sequence, a genomic segment contains:
- the LOC113345255 gene encoding uncharacterized protein LOC113345255, translating to MSDSNLDESPHHVRSVSLPSKTNPNISRIDEALRKLKAWESSAISSKVENACIGLSSLGDLYKCVEDLIRLPLTQQGLVRHQNEKWVEDVLDGFVRLIDVCGTARDIMTQMKENAGELRSVLRRRAEESCKEEKVEAYVSCKKKMNKCLNKCVEDLKKLDKKLVSAPLLVQDNHNNHLEMVVKNLREVRASTVSVFQYSVMAFVSEQKNTKWGLVSKLVQKGPAKSDDEPDVVECADIALRSLFRRVSSKADEAKNVQLVQKRLEELEDGIEGVEVGLECISRRLIQTRVSLLNIFTQ from the coding sequence ATGTCGGACTCTAATTTAGATGAAAGTCCTCACCATGTTCGCTCGGTTAGTTTACCATCCAAAACCAATCCCAACATTTCAAGAATCGATGAGGCGTTGAGAAAGCTAAAAGCTTGGGAATCATCTGCAATCAGTTCTAAAGTGGAAAATGCTTGTATTGGTTTGTCAAGTCTTGGTGATTTGTACAAGTGTGTTGAGGATCTTATTCGGTTGCCCCTGACTCAACAAGGTCTCGTCCGCCATCAGAATGAGAAATGGGTAGAAGATGTTTTGGATGGTTTCGTTAGATTAATAGACGTCTGTGGTACTGCAAGAGATATCATGACTCAGATGAAAGAAAATGCAGGAGAGCTTAGATCAGTTCTTCGAAGAAGAGCCGAGGAGTCATGCAAAGAAGAGAAGGTTGAGGCTTATGTATCTTGCAAGAAGAAAATGAACAAGTGTCTCAATAAGTGCGTCGAAGATTTGAAAAAACTGGACAAGAAATTAGTGTCTGCTCCTCTCTTGGTTCAAGACAACCACAATAATCATCTTGAGATGGTCGTTAAGAATCTAAGAGAAGTAAGGGCATCCACTGTTTCGGTATTTCAATACTCCGTCATGGCTTTCGTTTCTGAGCAAAAGAACACCAAGTGGGGATTGGTATCAAAACTCGTTCAAAAGGGACCAGCAAAGTCTGACGACGAACCTGATGTGGTAGAGTGCGCAGATATTGCTCTTCGGTCTCTCTTCCGACGTGTTTCAAGCAAAGCCGATGAGGCAAAGAACGTGCAACTAGTCCAGAAAAGATTGGAGGAACTGGAAGACGGCATTGAAGGTGTTGAGGTTGGATTGGAGTGCATTTCAAGGCGACTAATTCAAACTAGAGTCTCCTTACTTAACATCTTTACTCAATAA